In Butyrivibrio proteoclasticus B316, the sequence GTGACGCAGTTGAACTACCTTCACGTTTTGTTTATATCAGCGAAAGCTTATTTAAACAGTATATCGGGCTTTTCTCAGAAGATGTCATTTCTAAACTGCGAAGCAATCCCAAGTACGCAGCAATTCTTTAATCAAGAATACTACCGGTATTTGTGGGCGGAGCCCACAAATGCTGATAGTTATAGTAACTGTCGGTATGGAAAATAAAATGCCGCAAACTATGGAAAATTGTTTGCCGCATTTTCTGGAAAATTAAATGCCGTAATTTATGGAAAACTACTTGCCGTTTACAGCCGGATGTTCATCCGGGAAAAGTGGGCCCTATAGGCCTTACCATGACAGTAAAAGAGGCTGTAATTCCTGCACTTATCGGAATCGACATTGGCTGTGGTATGAGCATGGTAAAGCTTGGAAAGATCAGAAAGGATTTCCAGAAGCTCGATACAGTGATTAGAGACAACGTTCCGGTTGGATTCAAGGTAAGAAACACTGTTCACAGGGATGCATCAGATTTTGACCTCGGAAGACTCAACTGCTTTAAGCACATCAGAGATGATAAGGCAATGCTTAGTATCGGAACTCTTGGCGGAGGAAACCACTTTATTGAGCTTGATGCAGACGAGAACGGAGAGGGATATCTGATCATTCACAGTGGCAGCCGGCACCTTGGCAAGGAAGTTGCAGAGTATTACATGGACAAAGGACACAAGTATTTAATGGAGCATGGAAAAGAGAATGTTCCATATGAGCTTACTTACCTTACAGATGAGCTTCTTTCAGACTATCTTCATGATATCCAGGTTGTTCAGGAATACGCTGAGCTCAATCGTCACATCATTATGAAGGAAATCTGCAAGGGAATGAAGTGGAAGGTAACAGATGAAAAGAGCTGCATCCATAACTACATTGAGCAGACAAATGGAGCAGCTATCCTTAGAAAAGGTGCCATCTCCGCTAAGGAGAATCAGGAGGTAATCATACCCATAAACATGAGAGATGGCGTAATCCTTGGAATCGGCAAAGGCAATGATGAGTGGAACAGCTCAGCACCTCATGGGGCAGGCAGAATTTCATCTAGAGAGAAGGTTACAACCAGTCACACAGTGTCTGAGTTTAAGGCTTCCATGAAGGGAATTTACACAAGCTGCATCAGCAATGACACATTGGATGAGGCACCCTTTGCCTACAGGGATATTGATTACATCAAAGAGGCTGTAAAGGAGACTGTTGAGATCACAAAGCTCCTTAAGCCGGTTTATAACTACAAAGGAGGCAATGCTTGAAAATAAAGTTCGATAAGTATCATATTAGGCTGCGAAATGCCGAGCATACGATACTTATTCCAAGAAATACCTCTAGTATTCACTGGAACGCTGTTGGCGGTGAATGGGGAAAAGAGCTTATCGGTGACCGGGAAGCTTTATATGCACTTTTATATGCATGTGCAGTGCTTACATATGATCACAACAAGATAATCTATTTCCCCATTAAGGGAAACGAGCTTATTACTGACGATAGTGCTATGACAAGCTATTGATAAAAGCAAAACGGAATTAATAGAAAATGCATTTAAGGATTTTGATAAATCTATTGATGGAATGAATTTTGCTTCAGCCTGAGGATTGCTTTTGCTTAATAAGAATAAAACAAACAAGCAGAATGATACATTTTTCCATATGTATTGATTTTTTCCTCTCAAGTATGTTTAAACCACAATTGAGTATTATATAACAGTACCCATTTTTACGGTTCCCAGTATCAGCACTTTGGCTTCTAATGACATTTGTCGCGTGTTCACAAAAACATCTGGTTTCGTGGACACTTACAAGTCGATTTCGGGAAACGTATTTATGCGGTTTAAGATTGTAGTTTTGCACATTAAATGCAATGAACCTTTTTCTGAACATTTTGATTGAGATCTTCCGGTGTCAAATATTAAAATACTTGATACCAGCATGATGAAACGGATCTGAGCAGAGTAGTGTCCATATAAAAAGTTGACATACAGTTGTCAGAAAGTTATACTAACAACTAAATATTTTCTGAAAGCGATTTGAATTATGAAAAAACTTGATCTCGTCAATTCAATGCTAACTATTAAATCCATGAACAAATTTGATCAGGGATTTATTGTTAATGCATTTGATGAGGACGAGATAAATGCTTAGGTTTATACATTTTTAGCATTTTCATATTTTAACCGATGCCTCATCAAACTATAGATTTGATGAGGTTTTTTCATATCACAAGGAAATCGCACCCGACATTTATATCAAGAGGAGGATAGTTATGGACAAATTTGTTGATGAAAGAGATTATAAGCTCCTGGATCAGGACAGATATACGTTTTTTGTTCTGCGTCGCATCCTTGGAGGCCCCTGCAAGCTGATATTATCTGATCATGAGAGAGTAATAATCTGCTTCTCAAAAGAGCCATTTCCTGTATGGATCTGGACTCCGGATGATGCTACGGATAAAGATATGGCAGCTGCTTACGATGTAATTTCAGAAAACGGCCTTCTTGATGGAAATCACAACTACAATATTAAGTATAAACTGGCTGAATACTTCATAAATAGGGCTAAAAAAGAGGGAAAAGAGCTATTCATCAGACAAAATATGTATGCCTATGACTGTCCCAAGTCCGTAGAGCCTCAGGAGAAGGCATCTGGAGAACTGCACAAGTGCACCCAGGATGACTGTGAAGAGCTTGTTGACCTGATAGATGGTTTCCACAACGCAGTAGGCATAGATATAATGGATAGAGCCGCCTATGAGCAGAATGCTAAGAAAAGTATAGAAGATAGAAGGACATTCTTTTGGCAAGATAAAGGAATTACTACAGCTTGTTGTAAGTATGTTCCAAACGGTGACATGGCCAGCATAAGCCTTGTGTATACCAAGCCAGAGTGCAGGAGAAAGCACTACGCCGAGAATCTGGTTTACACAGTAACTGAACTTGCAAGAGCAGAAGGATATCTTCCCATGCTCTACACAGATGCAGATTACGTAGCGTCTAATGCCTGCTATGAAAAGATTGGATATATTCGCCGTGGCGAACTGTGTACTGTCGGGTAAATTAGCAAGTGGCTAAATGTTGTAGAAAAAGAAATTTATTGAGGAGAGAAAGAGTATGAGTCTGAAACTTATTAAGCTAACAAAGAGCTACGAGAAACAACTGGGAGAAATGATTGATGAGTGGAAGAAGGATCAGGAAAAGAACCACACAAACCACTCACCATGGGCCATTTTTAAAAACGATTATCACGATTTTGATTATTATCTTGAGCATTTGGAGCTTACTAATCCCAGAGATGGCCTGGTTCCTGACTCAACCTTTTTTCTGCTTGATGACGAGAAAGATAGACTTCTTGGGGCAGTAAATATCCGCCACTATCTCAATGATGGCCTATTAAAAAGCGGCGGACATATCGGAGATGGCATCAGACCATCAGAAAGGCGTAAGGGCTACGCCACAAAGATGATTGGTCTGGCCCTCGAAGAGTGCAAAAAGCTTGGTATTGATAGGGCACTAATCTGCTGTGACAAAAATAATATTGGCTCTGCCAAGTCAATCCAGAACAATGGCGGTGTATTGGAAAATGAGCTTGTAACTGATGATGGCGAGATAGTGCAGAGATACTGGATTTCAATAAAATGATGTAGGTGTCAAAAATATATTTCAGACTGTAGACAAAGTGGTCTTGAGGCTTTTGAGTTTATATTACCCCCAAATGCGTCAAGACGCAAAAAATGGTAATAAAGTATTGACATAAGTTGAGCACGGAGCTATCCTATTACCAGAAAATGCGTCAAGTTGCAAAAAGAGGTAATATGATGTTGATAAAAAGAGATGTCTACTTAAATAAGCTTATTGAACGACAGAATAATGGAATGGTAAAGGTTATCACCGGAATCAGGCGCTGTGGCAAATCATTTTTATTATTCAAGTTGTATAAGGAGTATCTTCTTAACAGTGGTGTTGGTGCTGATCATATAATTGAGATTGCACTTGATGGTATCGATGCTGATGAATTGCGTGAACCTAAGGCGTGTTATAGATACATTAAGGAAAAAATCCTTGATGGCGAGAAAAATTACGTTCTTTTGGACGAAGTTCAATTCATGGATAGGTTTGAGGAAGTATTAAATAGCCTTCTGAGAATAGAGAATGTTGATGTATATGTTACGGGAAGTAATTCCAAATTTTTGTCAAAGGACATTATCACTGAGTTCAGAGGCAGAGGGGATGAGATACATATATATCCGCTTACCTTCGCTGAGTTTTATGCTGCTTTTGGTGGTGAATACGATGATGCCTGGGATGCGTATTTGAATTATGGTGGGCTGCCGGCTCTTATTGATATGAATAATGCCAAGCAGAAGATGGACTATCTCAAAAGCATCTTTGATAACGTTTATATGAAGGATGTTATCGAGCGTAATAAGATAAAGAATAAGGATGAGATAAATACGCTTGTAAATATACTTGCATCTGCGATTGGATCTCCCACTAATCCTACAAAGATATCGAATACTTTTGAAACGGAAAGACATAGCAGCTATACACATAAAACGATATCTTCTCATATAGATTTTCTGGAAGAAGCATATCTTATATCAAAAGCAAACAGATATGATATCAAGGGCAGGAAATACATAGCCGCTAACCTTAAATACTATTTTACTGATGTTGGACTTAGAAATGCCAGATTGAATTTTAGGCAGCAAGAACCAACGCATCTTATGGAAAACGTTGTTTACAATGAACTCTTGGCAAGGGGATATTCCGTGGATGTTGGTGTGGTGGAAGTGAATCAGAAGAATAGTGAAGGTAAAAGCGTGAGAAAGCAACTGGAAGTGGACTTTGTGACCAACATGGGAAATCAACGTTACTATATCCAGGTCGCATATGATCTTTCCACCGAAGAAAAACAGCAGCAGGAATACAATTCGTTTAGAAACATTCCTGACTCTTTCAAGAAAATTGTACTTGTAAATGGATCTTCAAAACCATGGAGAAATGATGAGGGATATGTAATCATGGGAATGAAGTATTTTCTTCTGAATAGTGACAGCCTGGATTTTTAATAATGCCAAGGGATATTATTATAAATATCGTGCGAGAAAACCCCTTCCGATGAAGTCGGTTGTGGGATGAATCGCACTAGCTTTTCTTTTTGTATTTCCCCGTCTTAATGTATTTGCGTTTGTGTTCCTCTGTTCGTTGATCTTCAATGTATTTCTTGACAGTATCAAGAGAAACACTTCCGGTAGTGACACAGAAGTAACTTGCACTCCAGAAGGGTGAATCTCCCCATAGGTATTTCTCAAGGTGTGTTCTATATGTATTTCTCACTTCTTTGGACAGCTGTGATTACTTTCTTTCTGTATTTAGTCACGAAAATTACATGGTATGTGAGTTTGTATACGGAATGTGAGCCTCTTCTGTACTCGTTCAGGATATCTGATTCCAGCATCGATTTCTGCATAAATCTACCCCTTATCTAAAGAGAACAAATGTTTGCCTGTTTTTAAAAAGTGTGCTATAATACTAAATATAGAATACTATCAAGGAATTTACAACCGTGTACAGAACAAGGCAATACAGGATAAGCAAAAACCACATACTCTATGACTATTGCAGGGACATCTGCAGATCATCAGCCATTCTGTACAACAGGGCAAATTTCATCTTAAGGCAGTATTCGTCTGCAGTAGATTCAATGGTCTTGTTCAAGCCTCTTTTCTCCAATCAGATGATGATTTACAGGCTCGTCAGGGATAGCCTTTTGGGGACCAAATATCTTGGTGACAGCAAGTGGCTCTCGTATAATGCCCTTGATCATCTGCTAAAGGTTACAAGGGATAAGGCGTACTATGCCCTTCCGTCACAGGCTAATCAGCAGATATTGAAACTTCTTCTCAGAGACTATAAGTCTTTCTTTGAAGCTGTAAAAGTATATGGCAGGAATCCTGGGGCATTTACTGGTCGCCCCAAGATGCCGGGATATATGTCACAGGGATCATTCAAGACAGCTGTCCTGACTAATCAGATATGCAGGATCAAGGATGGGTATCTAAAGTTACCGGGGACAAAGGATAGGCTGTCTCTTGGCCAGCTCCCTGAAGAAGTGTGCCTTAAGGAAGTACGTATAAAGCCCAGCGGAAACAGTTTTGTCCTGGATGTAGTTCTTTCTGTTCCTGATAAAGGAATAATGCCAATGTCTGATAAGGATATCCTCTCTGACCTTTCGGACGTATCAAATCTGAAGGGCTTGAGAGTAATGGCTATCGATCCCGGAACAGACAACATAGCTGCTGTAGCAAACACTTTTGGTGCAAGGCCATTTGTGATAAAGGGAGGTGTGATCAAGTCAATCAACCAGCTTTACAACAAAGAGATGAAAAGACTCTCTTCCTGTGCTATGACATGTAACAACAGGTACAGGACAAGAAAGATGAATGCTCTTACTGAAAAGAGGAACAGAAGGATAAAGGATCAGTTCCATAAGGTGAGCAGACAGCTTGCAGCCTATGCAAGGGATAACCATGTAGATGTAGTAGTGATGGGACATAATGCATACCAGAAACAGGAGATAGGTATAGGACATGTCAATAACCAGAACTTTGTGCAGATACCAATGCTGATATTTGCAGACATGCTCAGATACAAACTTGCTGAATATGGTATAAAGTTTGTTCTCACGGAAGAAAGCTACACATCAAAGGCAGACTTTCTTGCAAAAGACTATATCCCTGTGTATAAAAAGAATGCGAAGGATAACCCCACTTTTTCAGGAAAGCGGATACAGAGGGGACTTTACAGGCACTACGATGGTACAATAACAAATGCAGACATAAATGGAGCTGCAAACATCTTAAGGAAAGTATTCCCAAAGGTAAGCCAATGGGATAGGGGCATAGTGGACATGCCCTGTTCTGCAGGATGCATAGAGCATCCTACAGGTTCATGCCGCCATGCGGCATAACAGAAACCCTTTTCCGACGTGGAGTCGGTGAGGGCAGTTCATGGTTTTAACAGGGATGGTAAGTGGCCGGTAGCATATGCGCTGATGGTTGCAGGTACTGCCGTTATCTGTGTAGTGTTTTATATGGTTTTGAATTTACCATAATCGACAAAGTCAAGACGTTATTTCTTTTCCCTCAGATGATA encodes:
- a CDS encoding RtcB family protein; its protein translation is MKCRNLWKTTCRLQPDVHPGKVGPIGLTMTVKEAVIPALIGIDIGCGMSMVKLGKIRKDFQKLDTVIRDNVPVGFKVRNTVHRDASDFDLGRLNCFKHIRDDKAMLSIGTLGGGNHFIELDADENGEGYLIIHSGSRHLGKEVAEYYMDKGHKYLMEHGKENVPYELTYLTDELLSDYLHDIQVVQEYAELNRHIIMKEICKGMKWKVTDEKSCIHNYIEQTNGAAILRKGAISAKENQEVIIPINMRDGVILGIGKGNDEWNSSAPHGAGRISSREKVTTSHTVSEFKASMKGIYTSCISNDTLDEAPFAYRDIDYIKEAVKETVEITKLLKPVYNYKGGNA
- a CDS encoding GNAT family N-acetyltransferase produces the protein MDKFVDERDYKLLDQDRYTFFVLRRILGGPCKLILSDHERVIICFSKEPFPVWIWTPDDATDKDMAAAYDVISENGLLDGNHNYNIKYKLAEYFINRAKKEGKELFIRQNMYAYDCPKSVEPQEKASGELHKCTQDDCEELVDLIDGFHNAVGIDIMDRAAYEQNAKKSIEDRRTFFWQDKGITTACCKYVPNGDMASISLVYTKPECRRKHYAENLVYTVTELARAEGYLPMLYTDADYVASNACYEKIGYIRRGELCTVG
- a CDS encoding GNAT family N-acetyltransferase, with protein sequence MSLKLIKLTKSYEKQLGEMIDEWKKDQEKNHTNHSPWAIFKNDYHDFDYYLEHLELTNPRDGLVPDSTFFLLDDEKDRLLGAVNIRHYLNDGLLKSGGHIGDGIRPSERRKGYATKMIGLALEECKKLGIDRALICCDKNNIGSAKSIQNNGGVLENELVTDDGEIVQRYWISIK
- a CDS encoding ATP-binding protein, producing MLIKRDVYLNKLIERQNNGMVKVITGIRRCGKSFLLFKLYKEYLLNSGVGADHIIEIALDGIDADELREPKACYRYIKEKILDGEKNYVLLDEVQFMDRFEEVLNSLLRIENVDVYVTGSNSKFLSKDIITEFRGRGDEIHIYPLTFAEFYAAFGGEYDDAWDAYLNYGGLPALIDMNNAKQKMDYLKSIFDNVYMKDVIERNKIKNKDEINTLVNILASAIGSPTNPTKISNTFETERHSSYTHKTISSHIDFLEEAYLISKANRYDIKGRKYIAANLKYYFTDVGLRNARLNFRQQEPTHLMENVVYNELLARGYSVDVGVVEVNQKNSEGKSVRKQLEVDFVTNMGNQRYYIQVAYDLSTEEKQQQEYNSFRNIPDSFKKIVLVNGSSKPWRNDEGYVIMGMKYFLLNSDSLDF
- a CDS encoding transposase, with product MRNTYRTHLEKYLWGDSPFWSASYFCVTTGSVSLDTVKKYIEDQRTEEHKRKYIKTGKYKKKS
- a CDS encoding transposase; translation: MQKSMLESDILNEYRRGSHSVYKLTYHVIFVTKYRKKVITAVQRSEKYI
- a CDS encoding RNA-guided endonuclease InsQ/TnpB family protein, whose amino-acid sequence is MYRTRQYRISKNHILYDYCRDICRSSAILYNRANFILRQYSSAVDSMVLFKPLFSNQMMIYRLVRDSLLGTKYLGDSKWLSYNALDHLLKVTRDKAYYALPSQANQQILKLLLRDYKSFFEAVKVYGRNPGAFTGRPKMPGYMSQGSFKTAVLTNQICRIKDGYLKLPGTKDRLSLGQLPEEVCLKEVRIKPSGNSFVLDVVLSVPDKGIMPMSDKDILSDLSDVSNLKGLRVMAIDPGTDNIAAVANTFGARPFVIKGGVIKSINQLYNKEMKRLSSCAMTCNNRYRTRKMNALTEKRNRRIKDQFHKVSRQLAAYARDNHVDVVVMGHNAYQKQEIGIGHVNNQNFVQIPMLIFADMLRYKLAEYGIKFVLTEESYTSKADFLAKDYIPVYKKNAKDNPTFSGKRIQRGLYRHYDGTITNADINGAANILRKVFPKVSQWDRGIVDMPCSAGCIEHPTGSCRHAA